The DNA sequence TCATGCTTGGCAGTATTCAAGTTTTACTCGATATGTAGAGAAGGGATTGTATTCAGAATCCTGGGCTTGTCGATGTGAAACTCCACTATCTACCCTTCCTGATTTTTCTAAAATATCGGGTTTAGTAGGCGAATAAATTATATTGAAGTGAAGCTATTCGATGTAGTCGCACTAACGGTTGACCTCCCAGAATATAACCTACCAACTGACCTGCTGTAAGACTTGCCGAATTTGCTGCATAATAAAACTAGCTAGCAGAATCGCTCAATTTTTTGAGGTTTGATGATGGAAACGAAAACAATTACAATTCGCGTCGATGCTCGCGCCGCCCGAATTTTTGAAGCAGTATCTGAATCCCAGCGACGCAAGCTCGAAATCATCCTCAGTCTTAAGCTCAGTGAAGCAACTCGCTCGCCCGGGAGGTTAGAAGAGATTATGAGCGATATAAGCCAAAAGGCACAAGAACGAGGATTGACACCTGACATTTTGGATTCACTACTAAATGAGTCGTAAAGTCCGTTTTGTCTTTGATACCAATGTCATTATCAGTGCTTTACTGTTCGAGACTGGAAAACCAGCGAGAGCCTTCCAATACGCCCTGCAACAGGGTGAAATTTTATTATCTCTAGATTTGTTAGAAGAGTTGAATGAAGTCTTGGGACGAAAAAAATTCAAGCGTTACGTGACGGACGAGGAACGGGAAGCATTTATTGAAGCTTTAGTAGAGCGTGCTGTTTTGGTCGATTCCCTTATAGACATTCAAGCTTGCCGCGACCCTAAAGACGACAAAATTTTAGAGCTAGCAGTAAGCGGAGAAGCTGAATATATTATCAGTGGGGATAAAGATTTACTTGTACTCAATCCATTTCAGGAAATTGAGATCGTTACGGTAGAAGAGTTTTTACAACAAATTAAATCGAGTGGATAAAAAGGTAAAATATGCAAACTAAACTTCAAGAGCAGCCGACTTTTCAAACACCCTCTTTGAGGTTAATACCCACTCTCAATTAAGCTCGTATTATTTCCTAATATAGGACATAGCAGTGCTATGCCCTTACATGGCGGGTTTACTCAAAATTATTTGCGACTAGATCGAATTCACGCCTAAAAACCCGCCCCTACCTCATTTACAAGACAGTTTTTCTCTAAACTGTTGCTTTATCGCGCGTCTTTTCCTGACGATTTAAACCATTCAGAAACATCGGAACAAACTTTTCAACAAATGCTTGCGGATCTCGCTTCCAAGCACGTTGAGCAATGTTAATGCGCGTCTTTTGTAAGTCCGGCGAAAGCAAAGTTTGTGGCAAGCGTTCCATTAAATACTGCGGGCGTTCCCATAAGGGCAAGGTGTTGCTAATTTCGAGCAAATTATTCAACCGTCGCAGTTCTGCCCCTGCCATAATATCCATTCCCGCTTCGTAAGCCGCTTGTTCGATCGCAGCATACTTACGCTTAGCGTTCTCGACTTTGTGCTTATTTGTGAAACTCTTTTGGGCGATTTGTGCAAGCCAGCGATTGCCCCAACGAACGTGACCGGCTTCTTCAGGGAAAATCTTTTCAATTGTCTCCCGAATTTTAATATTTTCCTCAGTTTGTGGCGCTTCTTTCAGCGCTTGGATGTGGGCGGAGAAATATTCGCAACCGCGCTTTTCGGTAACGTTAATCGCAGCGAGGGCGGAAATAATACCGTCTTCTCGCTGTTGTTCGGTGGTAAAGCTATCTTGGTCGAGAAGTCGCTCGAATTCATCAATGTAAGACATTCCCGGCGGCGTATCGATATCAGCCCCGAGATCGACGAGGAGATCGGTAAGCCACATCGCGTGGCGCGCTTCGTCGGCGATATGGTGGGAGAGATCGCGGATCAGTTCTTTAGGTTTGCCGTTGAGTCGTTCGATCAGATCGGTGAGGTCTTTGCAGCTTCGTTGTTCGTTGTAACGGTAGCGGTTGAGGGTAATGAGATGGATTTCGCGATCGCGCACGACTTGTCTCATGATATCTCGCGCGCTCATGCCATTCGTTTTGCGGGGGTAGGCAACAGTCATCTTTAAAATATATCGTTTTGTGAATTTATATCTCAGATCGTAACGCAATTTTTGAAAGCAGAGCCACTATAGTTTCTTTTAGAAGCTACGAAGATCGCATGACAGCTAATTCACCGCAAATTCAACTCAGTTGGGACGATCCCGTAACCGGCGATCGCCGCGAACCGTCCCTCAGCCTCCCTATTGCCCTCGGGCGCGATTTCGCCCAAATGCCGCCTGAAATCGGCGGGCGACGGGTTTCTCGCATGATTCTCAATAGCCTCGAAGTCTCCCGCTATCACGCCCTCATCGATTGGCATAATGGCAGTTTTTGGATTACCGACCAGAACAGTCAAAACGGCACTTTTGTCAATGGGCAACGGCAAACTCGTATGGCACTGGCTTGGGGCGATGTTTTAACTATTGGTCCTTACCAAATTCAGGTGGCTTTAGGCGGGCGCAATTATACCGTCCCGCCCAGCAATTCCCAAATTACTTTTAATCCGGAAACGAATGCGCCCGATCCCCGTTTGCCGCCCAATCCGCCACCGCCCGGATCTTCACCCGATCGCTTTCCGCCACCAGCGTTTCAAAACCGGGAAGTCGCGGTGCAAGATTTGCACGCAACGGGATTAGAGGTAGACGAACGGGACTATGCTGCGATTGGGGGCGGTGTGGGGAGTTTTGTTTGGGTGGATTGCTTGCGAATTTTTGGGGTGGAACCGGAGCGGATCGTTGCTTTGGGGGTTGATGCTGATTGTTACAATCGATACAAGCAATTGTGCTTAAACTCGCAAATTCCCTTACACGAACGGCTGCGATCGAATTCCGATTCTTGTCCCGATAATATCTGGGGTTTTCCCAGTTATGCTTGGCGGGAGACCTGGAGCGAACTTAAGAGCGGTAATTTTAAGGAAGCATTGGGCTTACTGTGGCAGGTTTTCGGGGAACCGACGCTAGCGCAGACTTATACGCCGCGTGCGGGACGGGTTTTCGATTCGATCGCGCGGGAACAAGAACGCATCGGCTGGAAAGGTATTTTTCGATACGGGAGAGTACGCGCTATCCGCAAAACCACGGATGGGAGGTACGCGATCGCCTACTCGCGCACGACCACCGGAGGACGCGATCGCGCCTTCCTGATTGCCCGCTTCCTTCACCTCGCCACCGGCTACCCCGCGATCAAATTTCTCCCCGACTTACAAGCCTACCGCGAAAAAACCCAAGATTTTAAAACCGTTGTCAACGCCTACGAACCCCACGACGAAGTTTACCAACATCTCGAACAACACGGCGGCACGGTATTAATTCGCGGGCGGGGAATCGTCGCTTCGCGCATCATTCAACGCATCTACGAAGCGCGCGCGGTTAACCCTAAGATTCGCACCATTCATTTAATGCGATCGCCGAAACCAGAAGGACAAAAGTTCCGAAAAGCCAAACGCAAAGTTGAAAATCACTTTGAATTCCAGCCCTTCAACTGGCCCAAAGCCTGTTGGGGCGGCGAATTGCGTGCCGACCTCGAAGCCGCCAACCCCCAAGAACGCACCTCCCTCCTCGCCGACTGGGGCGGAACCACCACCGCCGATCGCAAAGATTGGCGCGTAATGATAGAATCCGGACTGCGAGAAGGCTGGTATCGAGCGGAATTCGGCGAAGTCGAGCGCGTCGAACGAGAAAATTCCTGCATCATCACCTACATCCACAATCGAAACTATACCGGAACTCTGCGCCTGGAAGCCGACTTCATTATTGACGCTACCGGCTTAGATGCCGATGTCACCGCCAGTCCCCTCCTCAACGATCTCGTCACTCATTACGAACTCTCTCGCAATCCCCTCAAACGGTTGAACGTCAGCAACGACTTTGAACTGGTAGAAATGCGCGCGCAACGGGGGGCAATGTACGCCGCCGGAGCGATTACCCTTGGCGGACCTTACGCCGCTGTAGACAGCTTCCTAGGGCTGCAATACGCCGCCCTTCGCAGCGTCTACCACCTTGCAACCCAGCGCGCGCCAAGTTTAAAAGCGCTCAATCCGTTTTCGTCTTGCGGACAATGGTGGAAGTGGGCAGCAGATCGAGCGCCGTAATACTTCACCCTTAGATTTCGGAGCGCGTGCAAAAGATGACTTCCCCTTATTTAGGTCGTCCTAGCCATGAATGGTTCAGCATCACTCAAACCCTCGTATCTAACCATCCCCTAGAGCCACAAGAAATCGTTGATACGGTTCTTTTTTGTTGGCAGTCGATTCTTGAGACAAAACTGGGGTCTCGAAACTTTCAAATCGGTAAGGATATTTTTCCCAAACCTCAAATTATGGGATTTTTCTTGCACGAATTGATTCCGTTAGAGCTTGAAGCCAAATATCCAGGTTTTTGGAGAGGAGAGCGCACTGCGTTTGACAAGGATATTGTTTATTTACCTGATGACTCGTTCTCAATTGAAGTGAAAACATCATCTGCTCCTAATCGTATTTATGGGAATAGAAGTTATGCCCAAGAAACCGGTAGAGATAAAAAGAGAAAATCTGGCTACTATCTTGCCATCAATTTTGAAAAATTCTCAATTTCTAGGATGCCTTCGATTCGACTGATTCGATTTGGGTGGATTGACTCAAGCGATTGGATTGCTCAGAAAGCAGCGACTGGGCAACAATCGCGACTTGCGGTAGAAGTGGAAAAATATAAGTTGTTAGAACTTTATAGGCAAAGCTAAAATAGACTTCCTTGGCAATAAAAACTTTGCCTTTCTTTTTGAAACTGTTTATATCTTTCAACAGCGAGTTCGCAATAATCTTTCCTGATTTCAAAACCCAATGACAATCGACCCAAGCCGACAGAAGCTATTGCAGTGGAGCCGGAACCCAAAAATGGATCCATGACAATTTCAATTGGATTTGAAGATGCTTTCACCACTCTCTCAACTACCCCCAAAGGAAATTGAGCGGGATGCTTAGTTCTCTCCTTTGAACTTCGCTTTTCGCCGGTGGTAACTTTGGGAAAATCCCAAACATCAGACGGATTTTTACCTAAAGGATTGCAGCGGTATTTACCATTCTTTTTTTGATTTGGATACTTAACATTTGTATCTCGAATCTCATCTAGATTAAACGTATAGTTTTGCGAATCTTTAACATAAAATAACCATTTTTCATTGCGCGGACTTAAACGATATTTTGTCGAAACTCCTGCTCCATATTTCCAGACAATTTCTTGCAGTAAGTAAAACGGCGATTTATCCCATAAAAGATAAGTTATGGGTACGCAAAGACCTTTTTTAGGAACTTCTTGATAACCGACATTCAACCAAAACGAACCCTTTGGTTGTGTGACTTCGTGAATGAGTTTCATCCATTGAGTACACCAGTTAATATATTCATCGACTGACATTTGATTTTCATATTCTTTACCAATATTGTAGGGGGGCGATGTAATTGTCAAATCTACACTGATTCCGGAACGAGATAATTGCTTTAGGTAAGGAATCAGATCTCCTTGATAAAGGATAAAACCTGAATCCGCATAAAACGGCTTGCCTAAATGAACTGTTATTTTTTCTAAAATAGATTTGTATTGAGAGTTTATCCGCTCTTCTGTAGCTTCATCAAAAGGTTGAAGTAATGCAGAAGGAGCGACTTTCGTGGATTGATGTGGATCTATCCCTTCCAAGACATAAACATTATGCTCTTCACTGGCAATCTTCCTTGAATCATTTTCTGTTTCTGTTCTCGAAATTTTAGCCATTTTTGGAGTTTAATGAATAGACTAATACAAGATTACCAAAAGATTAGTATAACTTTAAAAAATTGGTATTAAAGCGCTCGACTGCGTTGGGGAGGCCAATAAATTTTATAGGCTCGACCGACGATCGCGCGATCGCTTAAGTACCCCCAAACGTGGGAGTCAATACTTTCGTTACGATTGTCGCCGAGGACAAAGTAAGCGTTGGCAGGAATCGGAGGCGGATCGATTTCGTAGCCCGGAGGTGCGGCGAGGTAAGGTTCTTTAAGGGGTTGTCCGTTAATGTAAACTCGCCACTCCGAAACGCTCGGATCTTCTCCCGGCAAACCGATGACGCGCTTAATGAAATAAATCTGTTTGCGTTTATTGCGGCGTTCTTCGGGTTTGAGGGCGACATCGGGCGCGCGGAAAACGACGATATCGCCGCGCTGGGGACGGTAGGCGGGATCTCGCCGCACGAAAACGAAGTCGCCGATTTGTAGTGTGGGGTTCATCGAACCGCTAGGAATCTCGAAGCGATCGATCGTGCGGTTAAACCAGTAAGGCGATAAGATAAAGAGCGTTCCAAAACAGAAGAAAAGGCTGGCAATGCCCGCAGCAATTGAGGTTGAGGGAAAGCGCTGGCGCTGGGGAAAGGTAATGTAAGCATGGTAGCTGGAAAGGGCTGCGATCGCGGGCAGCGCTAACATTACCCCAGGAACCAATTGACCGATTTGAGAACAAGCGATTGTTAAACCCAGGAAAATACCGCCTACAATCGCTTTTTGCTGATAAAACTGCCCTAATCCCGGTAAAATCCGAGAGATAAAGAGGGCAAACCAAGGATTTTTTTGAGTTCTGGGAATCTTTTCCCCGGTTGGTGAAGGTTGATGTTGGTAGATGCGGTGAAAAGCGTCATATAAATTTGCAATATATAAGACTGCACTGGCAATCAGACAGACTAAAGCCGTTGCCGTACTGCCATCGGGAGCAAAAATGGAGTAAAACGCGATCGCGAGCAAACTGAACTGCCCCAGAAGCCAAAGGCAGGCAAATAAAGGATAACCGGCGTAAAATTGTCCCAATCCCGGGAAAAATAAAGAGAGATTGACCGCAAGCCACGGGTCTCGAACGGGAGGAGTTTTCAAGGTAAGATCGGAAAAATTAAAGATTGTAAATGTTGTCTAATAAACAACAGAGATAGACCCTAGGACAATGCCTTTCCTCTCATCTTGACCAATTGATGTTGGTATGACAAGATGAGGCAGCATTCAAACCTAAATTTTTCCACCCTAAGATTCACTCAAATTGCTATGTCCGTTCAGTTTCAAAACTATTCCCTAAAAAAGGCAGCCCGCTTCGCTGGTGTAATTGGAGTCGGATTGACGCTGGCGGCTCCAGCCTTAGCTGAAGACAGCCTCTACGCTCAAGCCCCCGCCCCCGCATCTAGACCGGCAGGCGTAACGCTGACCCCCGAGCAGCAACGCATCTTTAAAGACTATACACCGCCCGAAACCGAGACTTACACTCCCGATTATCGGCTCGTCGAGCTTAAAGATGTTAAGCCCTATCTTTGCTCGAATAATTCAACCCCTGACTGCGGCTTTAAAGCGCCGACACCAGCCACCGATCGCAAAACTGTTGTTCCCAGCTATGGCGTAAACGATAAAGAGCGCGACCCCGGCAGTATGGTGTGCCTCAACAGCAACAACCCGCTTTGTGAAAACCCCCTAAACTACGGCCGCGAGTTTCCTTTTGATACGGCGGATAATTTTAAAGCCCGGACGCGCTCCTTATGGGCGGATCTAGATGAAGCCCTGGCTCGCCGTCGCTCCGCTCCTCCGATGGCGGCTCCGACACCCCGCGAACCCGCACCTGTTTTCACCCCCGCTCCGCAACCGGCTCCCGTGCGCGGACTCTGGTAAGAAGTCTAACTTAATAGCCCATACCCTTATGCCTCCTTTTAGTTCTTCTGTACTAAAAGGAGGCTTTGTTTCTCAAAGCCATTAATTGCTATAAACGTTGTCTATTGTCAATTATCAAATGCTTGAATAGCACTGACTTAAAGCTGGTGGGCGCTGCCCACCCTACGAAATATCTAAAAGGAGGCTTGGTTTATAAGAGCCGTTAATTGATACGAACGTTGTCCATTATCCATTGTCAATTATCAATTCTCAAAAGATTTCTTGCCATTCTGTCTCCGATAGCGGCTCGATTGCGAAATCTACAGCAAAACAATGGCGAGCGGCTTCGGTTAGGGCTTCGAGAATGACGGGAACAGGAATGGCGCTGCTGTCTCCCCAGATTGGCGCGCTAGCAGTGTCTCCAAAAACCTGTTGATATAAGCTCGATGGGCTTGACAAAATCATGGAACCGTGCTGCAATATCGTTCGATCGCGCCGCAATTGAGCGCTGCCGATCGCTTTTTGCCCTTGCGCCGTCACTAAATCCGCTGCGGTAGCGGTACTAAAACAACCGGGTTGCCCGATATAACCGCGTTCGGCGTGTCCGTAGTGCAGTTCGATACCGAGGGAACGCCAGCCTTGGATTAAAAATTCGCAGAGGGTTTCGTAAGTGCGATCGCGCGACTCGCCCATTTCGGAGGTGACAATCGCGTAGCACAAATCGCCCTGATGCAGTACCGCCCTGCCTCCCGTCGGACGGCGAACCAGATCGATAGGTTTTCCGTGGCAAGTCAGCGATCGCCAAGATTCGGGAAATCGCCGTTGGTGGTAGCCTAGGGAAATCGCCGCCGGTTCCCAGGTATAAAATCTGATTGTCGGGGGCATTTCGCCGCGACAGTATCGATCGAAAATCCAGCGATCGATCGCCATTTGTACTGCCCCGCTTGCTTCGATAAACGGGATTAAGCGCCAGATGGGGGAGTGCGAGGAGAATGTCGGCACGGCTATTTTTCCGGAGTGCGATCGCGACAAAAACAGGACAGGGAATTTTTCAATGTTTTCAATCCCTTCATCCGATTCATTGGTACTCATGCGGAGTATAACAAAGTTGATGTAGAAACAATCTAGCCGGAAGTAAAGAGATGGAGTTGCGACCTATTAGAAGTGAAGCTGACTATCAGCAAGCATTGCAGGAAATTGAGATGCTATTTGATGCCGCTTCCAATACCCCAGAATTCGATCGACTTGAGATTCTTAGCACGCTCATTGACGCTTACGAAAAAGTTCACTGCCCGATCCGATCGAAGCGATTCAATGAATTGCCAATCCAAGATATCTCACCCACCTCACGAGCCTCTATCTCCCAGGATCTACGGAACAAACCCAGCTAAAATAGAGACAGATTGACTCTTAAAGCGTCAGGTTTAGCCCTCGCCCATCCGCATCGCCGAGCCAACCCTTCTATCTGTCTCTAACCCGAAGATGGTGCAATTTCATATTCAGTCTGACAGCGATATTCCCGCTTCCAAGCAACTGTTCGACCAAATTCAGTTCGCGATCGCGTCTCGGCAATATCCCCCCGGTCATCGTCTCCCCAGTACCCGCCAACTGGCGATGATTACCGGACTTCACCGCAACACGATTAGTAAAGTTTACCGCCAACTCGAAGAAACCGGCCTCGTTGAATCCCAAGCCGGTTCCGGTATTTACGTCAAAGCCCAAGGACACGAAGGCGGAACTCGCCGCAGTTCTCCCATCCTCGACCAATATCCCGAAGCCTACAAACTCGTCCAAAATAGCCTCGATGCGCTGCTCGGACAAGGCTGTTCTCTCTCTCAAGCCCGGGAACTCTTTCTTTCGGAAATTGACTGGCGTTTGCGCTGTAGCGCGCGCGTTCTCGTCACCGTTCCCTCGCGAGATTTGGGCGCGGGCGAATTAATGGTTCAAGAAATCGAACAAGCGCTGAAAATTCCCGTTCAACTCGTGCCGATGGAAGAATTAGGGCGAGTTCTCGACCAAACGCTTTCGGGAACGGTTGTCACCAGTCGCTATTTTATCGGTCAAGCGGAAGCCCTAGCTGCCCCGAAATCCGTGCGAGTGATTCCCGTCGATATTTACGATTACGCCAAAGAAATTCAAATTATCGGGACTTTGGCGAAAGGCAGTTGCATTGGTTTGGTCAGTTTGAGCGCGGGAATTCTGGGCGTGGCGGAAATTATCGTTCACAGTCTGCGCGGAGACGATATCCTGGTGATGGCGGCGCAGGTAGACGACACATACAAACTCAATGCGTTAGTTCGCAGCGCCCAAACGATTGTCAGCGATAAAGCCAGTTACGCGCGCGTGAAAGCGGCAATCCTTGCGGCTCGCGATGATTTGATTCGCCACCCAGAACTGATTTGCAGCGAAAATTATATTGGGGAAAAATCGATTAATTTGCTCAAGCGCGAGTTGGGGTTGGGTTAAATCGGCGTTTAAGTTCCCTCTCGCACTGAATTTTCGAGCATCCCAATACCTTCTATTTCGATGCGCACGCGATCGCCTTTTTCGAGCGGACCGATTCCTTCTGGCGTTCCGGTTAAAATCAAATCTCCGGGCAGCAGCGTCATCACTTGGGAGATGTAGGAGACGAGAAACTCCGGCGAAAAAACCATCTCGCCGATCGAGGCTGACTGACGCGGTTTGGGTTCGTCGTTGACAAACGTCTGTAACCTCGCTGCCGCGCTCAATTCGCGTACAATCCAGGGGCCTAACGGGCAAAAGGTATCGAAACCTTTGCCGCGCGTCCATTGGCTGTCCTTACGCTGCAAATCGCGGGCGGTGACATCGTTGGCGATGGTATAGCCCCAGATTTTATTTTGGGCTTCTTCGGGGGTACAATGGCGGGCGCGATCGCCAATCGTTATTGCTAATTCGCCTTCGTAATCCACGCGCTGCGACTGAGAGGGATATTCAATCGCTTGCCCGTCGGCGATAATCGTCGTCGGCGGTTTGAGAAATAATAGGGGTTCTTCAGGAACGGGCGTTCCCATCTCAGCGGCGTGGTTGGCATAGTTTTTGCCCACGGCAATAATTTTTGAGGGCGCGCAAGGTGCTAAAAGCTGGTAATCCTCGCCCCCTAAAATTTCCTTCGTCGGTTGTCCTCCCAGCCAAGGCGGAGCGTCGAGGACTTGAACCGCGCGATCGAGTTGTAGCAATCCGTAATAGATTTGCCCTTTGAGGGTTTTGACCCGGACGTAGCGTTGCGCCATAAATCAAAAAAAAATCGAGTATGAGTTGCCAATCGAGTTGAATTGATGCTCGCAAGAGAGATTAGCCTTTAAAAAATGCGACAATGGATAAGTCGTAGTAAGATTGTAAATCCTTGCTTCCGATCTGTTTAGCTCGGGCTGTTGAAGTTTTTGCCCGTCCGACTAACTGGCTCGGAAGCCATTTTGTCCGTAAGGAGACTGCTAACCATGAACCGAAATTATGAAATGATGTACGTGCTGCGCCCCGATTTGTCGGAGGAGCAGTTGAATGCAGCGGTGGGTAAGTATCGCAACTTTTTAACCGAACGCGGCGCAACTGATGTAAACGTTCAAGTACGGGCGCGGCGACGCTTGGCTTACGAAATTCAGCGCTTTCAAGAAGGGGTCTACGTTCAAATGAACTACAAAGCCGATGGCAAACAAGTCGCACCTTTGGAACGGGCGATGCGACTGAGCGATGAAGTGTTGCGCTATTTGACAATTCGCCAAAAAGATGATAGTGCGAACGCTACGGCAGCAGTGGCAGCCCAGCCCGAACCCGAAAGCGAACCCGTAGAAGTCGAAGCTTAATTTGCTTAATCTTTTGAGGTCAATGTAATCTGGCAAGTTCCGAGTTAGGACGGGTCAGATTACATGAGTTTTTATCGCGATGGTTATTCCCGGACATTCAGTAATTTTCGGAGTCGCGGATTTTGGAGCGCGCGATCGCTAAAATTGCTAAAATGTCTTAGCAATTGAGTAAGAAAGCAGGAATTTCTGGCATCATTCCTCAGAAGGATAAAGAGAATTGACGCATTGAGGCGAAATGAGACCTTAGCGGGAGGAAATGAAAGGACGCGATCGCTACGATATTTTGTTAAGAACTTAACTTATACTCAATAGTAAAAGATTGGAGGGAAAATTCATGAATGCTTTCATCTCGCGCTTAAAACGCATTCGTTTCGGACAAATTTTAGGAGTTGTAGTAGCAGGTTGTTTGCTGTTAGTCAGTACCGCTTGTGCGGGTGGCGCGCAGGCGCAGCCCTCCTCTGGTGCAGAGGGTGGCTCATTAACCAGCACTCCCGACGTTAACAATCCCGCTAAGGCTTACGACGTTAGAGAAGGAACGCCTGAAAAAGGAATGAATCGTTATAGTGATGTCGATCCCCGGCAAGGAGAAGCCGGTGCAGCAGCGGAATCCAAAGCTTTAATTGATAGCTCGAAACGTAACTTAACTCGCAGTGGCAATGTCGTTGAAAATGTTAAAGAAGCGACTAAAGGAACGGGTAATATAACGAAAGAGGCGCAAGAAGCCGCAGTAGAATCGGCTAGCAAATTATCTCGCGAAACTAAAAAACTCGTGAATGAAGC is a window from the Oscillatoria sp. FACHB-1406 genome containing:
- a CDS encoding putative toxin-antitoxin system toxin component, PIN family, whose protein sequence is MSRKVRFVFDTNVIISALLFETGKPARAFQYALQQGEILLSLDLLEELNEVLGRKKFKRYVTDEEREAFIEALVERAVLVDSLIDIQACRDPKDDKILELAVSGEAEYIISGDKDLLVLNPFQEIEIVTVEEFLQQIKSSG
- a CDS encoding ferritin-like domain-containing protein — its product is MTVAYPRKTNGMSARDIMRQVVRDREIHLITLNRYRYNEQRSCKDLTDLIERLNGKPKELIRDLSHHIADEARHAMWLTDLLVDLGADIDTPPGMSYIDEFERLLDQDSFTTEQQREDGIISALAAINVTEKRGCEYFSAHIQALKEAPQTEENIKIRETIEKIFPEEAGHVRWGNRWLAQIAQKSFTNKHKVENAKRKYAAIEQAAYEAGMDIMAGAELRRLNNLLEISNTLPLWERPQYLMERLPQTLLSPDLQKTRINIAQRAWKRDPQAFVEKFVPMFLNGLNRQEKTRDKATV
- a CDS encoding FHA domain-containing protein gives rise to the protein MTANSPQIQLSWDDPVTGDRREPSLSLPIALGRDFAQMPPEIGGRRVSRMILNSLEVSRYHALIDWHNGSFWITDQNSQNGTFVNGQRQTRMALAWGDVLTIGPYQIQVALGGRNYTVPPSNSQITFNPETNAPDPRLPPNPPPPGSSPDRFPPPAFQNREVAVQDLHATGLEVDERDYAAIGGGVGSFVWVDCLRIFGVEPERIVALGVDADCYNRYKQLCLNSQIPLHERLRSNSDSCPDNIWGFPSYAWRETWSELKSGNFKEALGLLWQVFGEPTLAQTYTPRAGRVFDSIAREQERIGWKGIFRYGRVRAIRKTTDGRYAIAYSRTTTGGRDRAFLIARFLHLATGYPAIKFLPDLQAYREKTQDFKTVVNAYEPHDEVYQHLEQHGGTVLIRGRGIVASRIIQRIYEARAVNPKIRTIHLMRSPKPEGQKFRKAKRKVENHFEFQPFNWPKACWGGELRADLEAANPQERTSLLADWGGTTTADRKDWRVMIESGLREGWYRAEFGEVERVERENSCIITYIHNRNYTGTLRLEADFIIDATGLDADVTASPLLNDLVTHYELSRNPLKRLNVSNDFELVEMRAQRGAMYAAGAITLGGPYAAVDSFLGLQYAALRSVYHLATQRAPSLKALNPFSSCGQWWKWAADRAP
- a CDS encoding ScaI family restriction endonuclease translates to MTSPYLGRPSHEWFSITQTLVSNHPLEPQEIVDTVLFCWQSILETKLGSRNFQIGKDIFPKPQIMGFFLHELIPLELEAKYPGFWRGERTAFDKDIVYLPDDSFSIEVKTSSAPNRIYGNRSYAQETGRDKKRKSGYYLAINFEKFSISRMPSIRLIRFGWIDSSDWIAQKAATGQQSRLAVEVEKYKLLELYRQS
- a CDS encoding site-specific DNA-methyltransferase, producing the protein MAKISRTETENDSRKIASEEHNVYVLEGIDPHQSTKVAPSALLQPFDEATEERINSQYKSILEKITVHLGKPFYADSGFILYQGDLIPYLKQLSRSGISVDLTITSPPYNIGKEYENQMSVDEYINWCTQWMKLIHEVTQPKGSFWLNVGYQEVPKKGLCVPITYLLWDKSPFYLLQEIVWKYGAGVSTKYRLSPRNEKWLFYVKDSQNYTFNLDEIRDTNVKYPNQKKNGKYRCNPLGKNPSDVWDFPKVTTGEKRSSKERTKHPAQFPLGVVERVVKASSNPIEIVMDPFLGSGSTAIASVGLGRLSLGFEIRKDYCELAVERYKQFQKERQSFYCQGSLF
- the lepB gene encoding signal peptidase I; protein product: MKTPPVRDPWLAVNLSLFFPGLGQFYAGYPLFACLWLLGQFSLLAIAFYSIFAPDGSTATALVCLIASAVLYIANLYDAFHRIYQHQPSPTGEKIPRTQKNPWFALFISRILPGLGQFYQQKAIVGGIFLGLTIACSQIGQLVPGVMLALPAIAALSSYHAYITFPQRQRFPSTSIAAGIASLFFCFGTLFILSPYWFNRTIDRFEIPSGSMNPTLQIGDFVFVRRDPAYRPQRGDIVVFRAPDVALKPEERRNKRKQIYFIKRVIGLPGEDPSVSEWRVYINGQPLKEPYLAAPPGYEIDPPPIPANAYFVLGDNRNESIDSHVWGYLSDRAIVGRAYKIYWPPQRSRAL
- a CDS encoding lipoate--protein ligase family protein, giving the protein MSTNESDEGIENIEKFPVLFLSRSHSGKIAVPTFSSHSPIWRLIPFIEASGAVQMAIDRWIFDRYCRGEMPPTIRFYTWEPAAISLGYHQRRFPESWRSLTCHGKPIDLVRRPTGGRAVLHQGDLCYAIVTSEMGESRDRTYETLCEFLIQGWRSLGIELHYGHAERGYIGQPGCFSTATAADLVTAQGQKAIGSAQLRRDRTILQHGSMILSSPSSLYQQVFGDTASAPIWGDSSAIPVPVILEALTEAARHCFAVDFAIEPLSETEWQEIF
- a CDS encoding GntR family transcriptional regulator; amino-acid sequence: MVQFHIQSDSDIPASKQLFDQIQFAIASRQYPPGHRLPSTRQLAMITGLHRNTISKVYRQLEETGLVESQAGSGIYVKAQGHEGGTRRSSPILDQYPEAYKLVQNSLDALLGQGCSLSQARELFLSEIDWRLRCSARVLVTVPSRDLGAGELMVQEIEQALKIPVQLVPMEELGRVLDQTLSGTVVTSRYFIGQAEALAAPKSVRVIPVDIYDYAKEIQIIGTLAKGSCIGLVSLSAGILGVAEIIVHSLRGDDILVMAAQVDDTYKLNALVRSAQTIVSDKASYARVKAAILAARDDLIRHPELICSENYIGEKSINLLKRELGLG
- a CDS encoding fumarylacetoacetate hydrolase family protein; amino-acid sequence: MAQRYVRVKTLKGQIYYGLLQLDRAVQVLDAPPWLGGQPTKEILGGEDYQLLAPCAPSKIIAVGKNYANHAAEMGTPVPEEPLLFLKPPTTIIADGQAIEYPSQSQRVDYEGELAITIGDRARHCTPEEAQNKIWGYTIANDVTARDLQRKDSQWTRGKGFDTFCPLGPWIVRELSAAARLQTFVNDEPKPRQSASIGEMVFSPEFLVSYISQVMTLLPGDLILTGTPEGIGPLEKGDRVRIEIEGIGMLENSVREGT
- the rpsF gene encoding 30S ribosomal protein S6, which produces MNRNYEMMYVLRPDLSEEQLNAAVGKYRNFLTERGATDVNVQVRARRRLAYEIQRFQEGVYVQMNYKADGKQVAPLERAMRLSDEVLRYLTIRQKDDSANATAAVAAQPEPESEPVEVEA